The following coding sequences are from one Mytilus trossulus isolate FHL-02 chromosome 8, PNRI_Mtr1.1.1.hap1, whole genome shotgun sequence window:
- the LOC134727730 gene encoding fucolectin-like: protein MNMLYNMIFSLWIFFCFLVAESDTLEVARNKPTKQLTNSGLYYRPSYNAVDGNTVQWMTSLASTCTSSVSGEEPSWWAVDLGAIYDISHVIIFCRNDCCDKK from the exons ATGAACATGTTGTATAATATGATTTTCTCTTTATGGATCTTTTTCTGCTTTTTAGTTGCTGAAAGTG atacaTTAGAAGTTGCAAGAAACAAACCAACCAAGCAGTTAACAAATTCAGGCCTTTACTACAGACCATCTTATAATGCTGTGGATGGAAATACAGTACAGTGGATGACATCGTTAGCCTCTACTTGTACATCTTCAGTGTCTGGAGAAGAACCATCGTGGTGGGCTGTAGATCTTGGTGCCATTTATGACATCAGTCACGTAATTATATTTTGCAGAAATGACTGTTGTG ACAAGAAATAA